One genomic window of Magnolia sinica isolate HGM2019 chromosome 3, MsV1, whole genome shotgun sequence includes the following:
- the LOC131239162 gene encoding protein ABIL1-like — translation LGTRKRCPLFSLGNKSKFHFPEPELLRLHSRLHLPILLLSRILLSTFLGNPNLSVYLSFLLCKTHGRRKKSRDKMPENSVMTLDEISMERSNGFINALQELKSLRPQLYSAAEYCEMSYLHSDQKQMVLDNLKDYAVRVLVNAVDHLGTVAYKLNDLFEQQTYDVSTAELKIACLNQQLLACQTYTDKEGLGQHQLSTAVRRHHKHYILPNSVNKKVQSSPQKQTDIRQKLIQAKPRPRPSGSSSKTLSWHLASETDSELNGTPHASPGVEDHRYSGPNSQVFHLLDTKIAVSSTPELGHHQSSSGGPASRAVLKTFGMTQRDSPATKSLSAFRSFDTPDRCEIFHQPVHNKNLLSAFFVKHKSAKQRS, via the exons CTTGGAACGAGAAAGCGATGCCCATTATTTTCACTCGGGAATAAATCAAAATTCCATTTCCCAGAACCAGAATTGCTTCGGCTTCACTCACGCCTGCATTTACCAATTCTCCTTTTATCCCGCATTCTGCTTTCTACTTTCCTTGGAAATCCAAATCTCTCTGTATATCTGTCTTTTCTTCTTTGCAAAACTCACGGCCGAAGGAAGAAGAGCAGGGACAAAATGCCGGAAAATTCGGTGATGACCCTGGACGAGATCTCCATGGAGAGAAGCAACGGCTTCATTAATGCCTTGCAG GAACTGAAAAGCTTGAGGCCTCAGCTTTACTCAGCGGCAGAGTACTGTGAGATGTCTTATCTTCATAGTGATCAGAAACAGAT GGTACTGGATAACCTGAAAGATTACGCCGTTCGGGTCCTTGTCAATGCTGTTGATCATCTTGGAACTGTTGCTTACAAACTCAATGACCTATTTGAACAACAAACATATGATGTCTCAACTGCAGAGCTAAAGATTGCATGTCTCAATCAG CAACTTCTTGCTTGCCAAACTTACACGGACAAAGAAGGTCTCGGGCAGCATCAACTGTCAACAGCTGTCCGAAGACATCACAAGCATTACATCTTGCCAA ACTCTGTCAACAAAAAGGTGCAGAGTAGCCCCCAGAAACAGACTGATATTAGGCAAAAGCTTATTCAAGCAAAACCACGCCCTCGTCCGTCAG GATCTTCATCGAAAACGCTTTCCTGGCATTTAGCCTCAGAAACTGACTCTGAGTTGAATGGCACACCACATGCATCGCCAGG TGTGGAAGACCACAGATATTCAGGCCCAAACTCTCAAGTCTTCCATCTGCTTG ACACTAAAATtgctgtttcatccacgccggaGTTAGGTCATCATCAATCATCTAGTGGAGGTCCTGCCTCTCGTGCAGTTCTGAAGACGTTTGGCATGACACAGAGG GATTCACCGGCCACCAAATCATTATCAGCGTTTAGATCCTTTGACACTCCTGATCGGTGTGAGATCTTCCACCAGCCTGTTCACAACAAGAATTTGCTGTCAGCATTCTTCGTCAAACACAAATCTGCAAAGCAGCGGAGCTAG